In the genome of Bacillota bacterium, the window TCTATGAGGAGATGACCCCTGCATGGTTTGGGGCTTTTGTCGGGAAGTATTATCCGACTTGGGACCTGGCTTATTACCGCTCGACGCTAGAGAGATTCAATATAGATCCATCGAAGCGGGTCAAGGACCTTTCCAAAGGGATGAAGGTAAAATTGGGCCTCGCGCTTGCCCTCTCCCACAGGCCTGAACTCCTGGTGCTCGACGAACCCACAAGTGGCCTGGACCCGGTTATCCGGCATGATATCCTGGCGGAACTCATGGCCGTCATACAAGACGAGAGGCGGAGCGTGTTCTTTTCCACCCACATCACGCAGGATGTAGAAAAGATAGCAGACTACGTTACATTCATCAACGATGGGAAGATCGTGATTTCTGACGTAAAGGACGACGTACTGGCTAGATGGAAAAGGATATCATTCCCACTTCCTGTATCGCGCGGCGCGGCAGGTTCGCTGGCCCCTTCCCAGCTTGAATCTGAGATTCTCGGGGCCAGGGAGCGGATCGAACAGGCGATGCGACAGGGCCTGGGGAAAGCATTTGCTGCCTACAAGATCGAAGGAATCACATTCAAAGGTATCACGAGCGACTTTTCTCAGAATGTGGCAGCCGAGATCGCTCGGCTTGCTGGGGCCAGGCCGCAGGTATTTCCAGCATCGCTTGACGATATTCTTGTAGTCATCGTTAAGGGGGCCAGAGCATGTTAGATCTTGTATATAAGGATATCATTCAGGGCAGGAAGCTGATCTTGATGTATCTGGCAATGGGGGCAGCCATGGGATTGGCCCTGTCATTTGCCGTCACGAATGTGGGCAGTATAATCGGCATGTATATGCTCGTCTCCGCATATGGCTTTGCCGTTAGATCAACATACGATGAGGATAAAAATGGCTCCTATATTTTCCTCAAGGGGCTGCCGATTTCAGATATGACGATAGTCCTAGGCAAATTCCTGTCTGTGTTCGCCGCGTCGATGATTTTTGCTTTAGTCTTTGGGGTAGTTGGTATAATCGAACAGGGAATCATCGCATCGGAGTTTGGCCCCGGAACAAACGAAGCGCTTTTGAGGGATCCGGGCGCTTTTTTGCGCGAATTCCTCCGAACCCTTGCTATTCTGTACGGCCTGGTTTTGATAATATCAGGCGTTTACCTCGCGATGTTCTTTTGCCTGGGGTATGCCAGGGCTACCGCCTACAACCGTTTCATCATGATTAGCATTGCGGCGTTTACCGCAATAGGAGTCGCGATGATTCAGAAGCCCCATGGGGCGCCCCCAGCATGGGCAGTGGCTTTCGCGGCATGGATAGAATCCCTCGGACAGTCCTCGCTACTTCCATTACTGGTGATTGGCGCAGGCTTGATCATTTACATTCTATGCTGGGCAATATCGGTAGCAAGAGTCCGGACAAGAGACTGGTCATAGAATGGCCCCGTAACAGAAATGCCTGGTGGCCCATAGTGATCCCAGGCCGGGCTTTGCCGCGTCCAGATCCCTGGCGGCCC includes:
- a CDS encoding ABC transporter ATP-binding protein, producing MTADAENLRENTAPALFLSGVSKTYPRFTLKKVSFTLPRGYIMGFIGPNGAGKSTTIKIIMNMVRKSGGTVKVLGLDHSGHEIEIKHHIGYLGEEPHFYEEMTPAWFGAFVGKYYPTWDLAYYRSTLERFNIDPSKRVKDLSKGMKVKLGLALALSHRPELLVLDEPTSGLDPVIRHDILAELMAVIQDERRSVFFSTHITQDVEKIADYVTFINDGKIVISDVKDDVLARWKRISFPLPVSRGAAGSLAPSQLESEILGARERIEQAMRQGLGKAFAAYKIEGITFKGITSDFSQNVAAEIARLAGARPQVFPASLDDILVVIVKGARAC